The following nucleotide sequence is from Nitrospira sp..
AAGGCGTAGATCATGGCGAAATCCCAATTCAGCACATACACACGCAGGCGCCGCTTACGCCGCAAGAGCGCCGTGAGAAATTCACCGAGTTTCGTCGGAAGTCCCTGGGCCGCTCCCGCTCCCCGCACCAGCTCAATCTGGGTGTCGAGGTCCCAGCCCACGATGAGGATGGAATGGGTGGCTTGCAGCGCCGCGTCACGGAAGGCCTTGAAGTACGCTTCCCCATCGATGAGGAAGGCCGCCTGCTCCGCTGGTTCGATACGCCAACAGGTGCGTCCGCAGGTCAGGATGCGGGAGGACGAGGCGGTGGATTCAGAAGCCATCAATTCCATTGGTCGCCACCTTACACGAGCGCTGGGTCCGGCCTGAGCTAGTCATCCCCCTAGTCGAGGCCTGTAACGACGAGCGGTTTTCCTAGTAGGCGCTCAAGGCAAGGGCGGGTAGAGTGATCTCATTCATGTTCACAGACTCAGCGAAGGAGGCGATCATGGCGTCCGTCACCCATTCACTTGAGCAACACACCATCGACTGCATCCATGCCTGTACGGAGTGCGCACGCCTATGTAATACATGCGCGGACGACATGGTCGGCATGCCGCATGAAGGCACGGACGACCTGATGGTTCGCTGTATCAGGCTCTGTCGCGACTGTGCGGACATCTGCCTCTTGTCCGCCCAATGGATGGGACGGAAGTCCGCATTCGCCCTCCGAATCTGCGCGCTCTGCGCGGAGATCTGCGAACTCTGCGCCGGGCTGTGCGAACAACATGCTCCGCACCATGCTCTGTGCGGGGACTGTGCGAAGGAATGTCGTCGCTGCGCCGCGCTCTGCCACCAGATGGTGGCGGAGACAGTGCCGCCGGCGTCGACAGGCAATGCGTGAGTGACGGATGGAGGAGCCCACACCATGCCACACCCCTACATCGGGACATTCATGATGGTCTGGTTGCTGCTCAGCGGAATGCCGGCCGCCGGTGCTGACGTACCGACACCGGTGCCTCAGCCTGGACCAGGTCCCACGGTCCCGCCAAGGCCTTCGGATCCCATCCCCATTCCCCCCACGACACCACCTGCACCACAGGTGAGTTTCTCCTCGTAGGTCCTGGGCTAGGGGTTTCACTAGTGGGGGTTGGATCGGCTATGATGGTACAACTCTCGCCGTCCTCACGATCCGCCGACCTGGGAGCCGAGCTCTGCGTCACCAGCCCGCATTGGCCATCAGACACCCGTGGGCCACCCGATGAATTCACACGACCTGCTGCGCTGGTTGGCCGGAAGCGAGATGGGCGGACGCATTCGAACCCTTGACTGGGCGAAGACCCCCCTCGGCCCCATCGAACAGTGGCCTGCGGCCCTGGTGTCTACACTGGGCGTCTGTGTCACAGCGCGCTTCCCCATGGCCATTTATTGGGGGCGCGATCGCTGGCTGCTTTATAACGATGCCTGGCGGCCTATTCTTGGAGACAAGCATCCCTGGGCATTGGGCCGTCCCGCCCACCAAGTATGGCCGGAGCTTTGGGAAACTATTCATCCCCTCTTTGAAGCCGTGCAGACGCAGGCACAAGGCACCTGGCGCAGCGATGAATTGTTACCGATGCAACGGTTCGGATATACCGAAGAATGTTATTTCGATTACAGCTTCAATCCGATACGAGGTCAGGACGGCACCGTCGAAGGCATCTTGAACATCGTGCAAGAAACTACCTATCGCGTCTTGAACGAGCGCCGGACGCACCTGCTCCGTGAACTGGCCTCTCAGTCGGGATCCGCTCAAGACGACGATCATGCCTGCGCCCTGACCCTCCGAGTCCTTGCCACAGATCCGGCCGACATTCCTTTTGCCTTGCTGTACCGCCTCGATCGGAATCGCAAGCAGGCCGTATTAGCAGGCAGCGTCGGCCTGGAAGAAAGCAGCCCGGCCAGACAACAAGCCCTGTCCCTCTCCCAGGAGGGGCTTGCCGGCGGGTGGCCGCTCGACG
It contains:
- a CDS encoding four-helix bundle copper-binding protein → MASVTHSLEQHTIDCIHACTECARLCNTCADDMVGMPHEGTDDLMVRCIRLCRDCADICLLSAQWMGRKSAFALRICALCAEICELCAGLCEQHAPHHALCGDCAKECRRCAALCHQMVAETVPPASTGNA